The following proteins are encoded in a genomic region of Novosphingobium sp. PP1Y:
- a CDS encoding rod shape-determining protein, with the protein MRLSRLFNFSSHDMAIDLGTVNTLVYVRGRGIVLNEPSVVALETLGGIPRVRAIGSDAKLMMGKTPDNVSTIRPLRGGVIADIDVAELMIKHFIDKAHDGPSRLPRRPEIAICVPSGSTPVERRAIQHAASQAGASKVWFVEESMAAAIGAGMPVTEPVGAMVVDIGGGTTEVAVLSLRGSAYSTSVRIGGDKLDEAIALAVRRKHNLMIGEVTAERIKLAIGTARMPDDGCGQVIRTKGRDLVNGVPKEIEISQAEIAEAISESVNQIVETVLNALENTAPELAADIVDQGIVMTGGGALLDHLDVILSRGTGLPVTVADNPLLCVANGAGLALEDPIYKGVLIAA; encoded by the coding sequence ATGCGATTATCGCGCTTATTCAATTTTTCATCTCACGACATGGCGATCGATCTGGGGACCGTGAACACGCTCGTGTACGTCCGGGGCCGGGGCATCGTCCTGAACGAACCCTCGGTCGTGGCGCTAGAAACGCTGGGTGGAATTCCGCGCGTGCGGGCGATCGGCAGCGATGCGAAGCTGATGATGGGCAAGACGCCTGACAACGTTTCGACGATCCGGCCTCTTCGCGGGGGTGTGATCGCCGACATCGACGTTGCCGAACTGATGATCAAGCATTTCATCGACAAGGCGCACGATGGGCCAAGCCGCCTGCCGCGCCGGCCCGAAATCGCAATCTGCGTACCTTCCGGTTCGACGCCGGTGGAGCGTCGTGCCATTCAACATGCGGCAAGCCAGGCCGGCGCATCGAAGGTCTGGTTCGTCGAGGAATCGATGGCTGCGGCTATCGGTGCGGGCATGCCTGTCACCGAGCCGGTTGGCGCGATGGTAGTCGATATCGGCGGCGGGACGACAGAAGTCGCGGTCCTCTCCCTGCGCGGATCGGCCTACAGCACCTCCGTTCGCATCGGCGGAGACAAGCTCGACGAGGCGATCGCTCTTGCCGTAAGGCGCAAGCACAACCTGATGATCGGCGAAGTGACCGCAGAACGCATCAAGCTGGCCATCGGCACCGCGCGCATGCCCGACGATGGTTGTGGGCAGGTGATCCGCACCAAGGGACGGGACCTGGTGAACGGTGTGCCCAAGGAAATCGAAATCAGTCAGGCCGAGATTGCCGAGGCGATCTCTGAATCAGTCAACCAGATCGTCGAGACCGTGTTGAACGCGCTGGAGAACACCGCGCCGGAGCTGGCCGCGGACATCGTAGACCAGGGGATCGTGATGACGGGCGGAGGCGCTTTGCTCGATCACCTCGACGTGATCCTCTCGCGCGGGACCGGGCTTCCCGTAACCGTTGCTGACAATCCGCTGCTGTGCGTGGCGAATGGTGCAGGGCTGGCGCTGGAAGATCCGATTTACAAGGGCGTCCTGATCGCGGCCTGA